The Brumimicrobium sp. genomic interval ACAAGCATTCTGGATGTCTGTATCAGTATTATTTGTGTTAATAGCAGGAAACGTAGTGATCTCAGCTTTACGTAATTTAATACCTTCTAGAATTCGTATCATCGCACAATTAGTTATTGCTGCGACGTTAGTAATTATTGTTGATGAGGTATTGAAAGCTTATGTTCCAGATGTTTCTGAAAAACTATCTGTTTTCGTAGGACTAATTATTACAAACTGTATCTTGATGGGACGTTTTGAAGCTTTTGCGATGGCAAATAAACCATGGCCTTCCGCTTTAGACGCAGTTGGTAACGGTTTAGGATATGCTTGGGTATTAATGGTGGTTTCTTTTGTAAGAGAATTATTGGGTTCTGGTAAACTTTGGGGCGCTAATATTTTTGGAAGCAATCTACCAGGAGAAGAAAGTGGTTTATATGCTATGGGGTATATGAATAATAATATGATGATTCTTCCTCCAATGGCCTTAATAGTAATTGGTATTATTATTTGGGTTCAGAGATATAGAAATAGAGCATTGATTGAAGAATAATAGTTTACTTTAAAATTGAATTTATGGAAAGTACATTAGATATATTTGTTAAAGCCATCTTTACTGAGAATATGATATTTGCATATTTCTTAGGGATGTGCTCCTATTTGGCGGTTTCCAAAACAGTAAAGACTGCTGTTGGATTAGGAGCTGCTGTTATCTTCGTAATGGCTGTTACGATTCCGGCTAACTACGTGTTAGAAAATTACATTTTGAAAGAG includes:
- a CDS encoding NADH:ubiquinone reductase (Na(+)-transporting) subunit D, with product MSTTEEVAKKREPKEPLFSKKNKKLVTEPLGDNNPVTVQILGICSALAITVQIEQAFWMSVSVLFVLIAGNVVISALRNLIPSRIRIIAQLVIAATLVIIVDEVLKAYVPDVSEKLSVFVGLIITNCILMGRFEAFAMANKPWPSALDAVGNGLGYAWVLMVVSFVRELLGSGKLWGANIFGSNLPGEESGLYAMGYMNNNMMILPPMALIVIGIIIWVQRYRNRALIEE